The Podospora pseudopauciseta strain CBS 411.78 chromosome 2 map unlocalized CBS411.78m_2, whole genome shotgun sequence genome has a window encoding:
- the VPS68 gene encoding Vacuolar protein sorting-associated protein 68 (BUSCO:EOG092654VM; COG:S; EggNog:ENOG503P1SK) — MSSEERLFRFSKPAWLSSVQARNAGVYLAGGLFSLAFYILLDSAVWSASPRNASPLHVNFVDWLPFVFSSLGMLIINSVEKSRLASDSFSYSGSGVAWKARVVLFLGFAALAGGMAGGVTVFVLKFVVPGVGMPALGMGVENVVANALVGVSTVVLWVSQNMEDEYAYNLAL; from the exons ATGTCCTCCGAAGAGCGCCTCTTCCGCTTTAGCAAGCCAGCATGGCTCTCCAGCGTCCAAGCCCGTAACGCAGGCGTGTACTTGGCCGGCGGTCTC TTTTCCCTAGCATTCtacatcctcctcgactcGGCCGTCTGGTCGGCCTCGCCCCGCAAcgcctcccccctccacgTCAACTTTGTCGACTGGCTGCCGTTCGTCTTTTCCTCCCTGGGGATGCTGATCATCAACTCGGTCGAGAAATCCCGGCTGGCGTCGGATAGTTTCTCTTATTCCGGGTCGGGGGTGGCGTGGAAGGCGAGGGTTGTGCTGTTTCTGGGTTTCGCGGCGCTGGCGGGCGGGATGGCGGGCGGGGTTACGGTTTTTGTGCTCAAGTTTGTCGTgccgggggtggggatgccggcgttggggatgggggttgagAATGTGGTTGCCAATGCGCTGGTGGGGGTTAGCACGGTTGTTTTGTGGGTGAGTCAGAATATGGAGGATGAGTATGCTTATAATTTGGCGCTTTga